In Candidatus Obscuribacterales bacterium, the following are encoded in one genomic region:
- a CDS encoding LysE family transporter encodes MSDVLLRGIVIGLAIAAPVGPIGLLCIRRTLAAGRWAGLVSGMGAATADAIYGCIAGFGLTFISQMLIDQAIWLRLIGGLFLCYLGIKTIVTPAASQAASVTHAGLVGMYVSTLALTITNPLTILSFVGIFAGLGMATAAQPGLEAAQLVFGVFLGSAMWWLILSSGANLLRGKLTQQLTWINRISGSILVVFGVIALNL; translated from the coding sequence ATGAGCGATGTTTTACTGCGGGGCATCGTCATCGGGCTGGCGATCGCTGCCCCGGTGGGCCCCATCGGCCTGCTGTGCATCCGTCGCACCTTGGCGGCGGGACGCTGGGCTGGGTTAGTATCGGGCATGGGAGCTGCGACCGCTGATGCAATCTATGGCTGTATTGCTGGATTTGGCCTAACGTTTATCTCACAGATGCTCATCGATCAAGCCATTTGGCTGCGATTGATCGGTGGTCTATTTCTCTGCTATCTCGGCATCAAAACGATCGTGACGCCTGCCGCTAGCCAAGCCGCCTCCGTAACCCATGCTGGTCTGGTGGGCATGTATGTTTCAACTCTGGCCCTGACGATCACCAACCCCCTGACTATTCTGTCTTTTGTGGGAATTTTTGCCGGTTTAGGCATGGCCACAGCGGCTCAACCGGGTCTAGAAGCCGCTCAACTCGTGTTTGGTGTCTTCCTTGGATCGGCGATGTGGTGGTTGATTTTGAGCAGTGGTGCTAATCTATTGCGAGGAAAACTGACGCAACAGTTAACCTGGATTAACCGAATCTCGGGGAGCATTTTGGTGGTGTTTGGCGTAATTGCCCTGAATCTTTAA
- a CDS encoding peptidoglycan DD-metalloendopeptidase family protein → MTLSRITVTWFSLGLAIALALFLWVQGGVLGVPRAIAQSTESVESLQQEQQRLEQERQQVQEERDRLESLEGSATQRLDGLQSTLRATTEQIQYNEEQLQIANQRLSSLVAALAAAEDQYQEQQFATVARLRYLQRQPSQQGWALLLQSENLNDFMTRRRQLKLVYQSDRIILGDLKVHADEIERQRRTIARQKNEIALLTQELLAQRSEVEAQAQNQQALISRLRDDREALEEAEEQLSRDSANIAVLIQQRLAVPSGRGPVVRGTGQFSYPNDGFITSSFGWRSHPILGYERFHAGVDFGSDYGSTIRAADSGVVIYADWYGGYGLSVIVDHGGGLTTLYAHSSDLYVSEGQSVQRGQAIAAVGSTGLSTGPHLHFEVRANGEPVDPMQYL, encoded by the coding sequence ATGACCCTCTCGCGCATTACGGTGACATGGTTTAGTTTGGGGCTAGCGATCGCCCTAGCTCTTTTTTTGTGGGTGCAGGGTGGGGTGCTAGGTGTCCCGAGAGCGATCGCCCAGTCCACAGAATCGGTGGAGAGTTTACAGCAAGAGCAGCAACGCCTAGAGCAAGAACGCCAGCAGGTTCAAGAAGAACGCGATCGCTTAGAAAGCCTAGAAGGATCGGCAACCCAGCGTCTTGATGGTCTCCAGTCCACCCTGCGCGCCACCACGGAACAAATTCAGTACAACGAAGAGCAGCTTCAAATTGCCAACCAGCGCTTGAGTAGCCTAGTGGCGGCCCTGGCGGCAGCAGAGGATCAGTACCAAGAACAGCAGTTTGCCACGGTGGCGCGGCTGCGCTATCTACAGCGCCAACCCAGTCAACAGGGATGGGCGCTGTTGCTGCAAAGTGAAAACCTCAACGATTTCATGACTCGGCGACGACAGTTGAAGCTGGTCTATCAGTCTGATCGCATCATCCTTGGCGATCTCAAGGTCCATGCTGATGAAATTGAGCGCCAGCGGCGTACCATTGCCCGCCAAAAAAATGAAATTGCTTTACTCACCCAAGAACTCCTAGCCCAGCGATCGGAAGTGGAAGCCCAAGCTCAAAATCAACAGGCTCTGATTAGTCGCCTCCGAGATGATCGAGAGGCCTTGGAGGAAGCTGAAGAGCAACTGTCCCGAGATTCTGCCAACATAGCGGTCTTAATTCAGCAGCGGCTGGCGGTGCCATCCGGGCGCGGCCCAGTGGTTCGCGGTACGGGGCAGTTTAGCTATCCCAATGACGGTTTTATTACAAGTTCTTTTGGGTGGCGATCGCATCCCATTCTGGGCTACGAGCGATTTCATGCCGGTGTAGATTTTGGCTCAGACTATGGCAGCACCATCCGCGCCGCCGATAGTGGCGTTGTGATTTATGCCGACTGGTATGGCGGCTATGGTCTATCGGTGATTGTGGATCATGGCGGCGGGCTCACCACGCTCTATGCCCACTCCAGCGATCTCTACGTCTCTGAAGGGCAAAGCGTGCAACGCGGGCAAGCGATCGCTGCTGTTGGGTCTACAGGTCTGTCCACTGGGCCACACCTACACTTCGAGGTGCGTGCCAATGGTGAACCGGTAGATCCGATGCAGTATCTCTAG
- the grxD gene encoding Grx4 family monothiol glutaredoxin produces MTSDINDRLSSLVNQDKIVVFMKGNKLMPQCGFSNNVVQILNSLGVPFSTVDVLADQEVRQGIKEFSNWPTIPQVYINGEFVGGSDILIELYQNGELQQMVEVALAS; encoded by the coding sequence ACGATCGACTTTCTTCTTTGGTCAACCAAGACAAAATTGTGGTCTTCATGAAGGGCAATAAACTCATGCCCCAGTGTGGATTTTCCAATAACGTCGTGCAAATTCTCAATTCTTTGGGCGTGCCCTTTAGTACAGTTGATGTACTCGCCGATCAAGAGGTGCGTCAAGGCATTAAAGAATTCTCAAACTGGCCGACCATTCCCCAGGTTTACATCAACGGGGAGTTTGTGGGTGGCTCAGATATCCTGATCGAACTTTACCAAAATGGTGAATTACAGCAGATGGTGGAAGTAGCCCTCGCCTCCTAA